One Streptomyces sp. R28 DNA window includes the following coding sequences:
- a CDS encoding MBL fold metallo-hydrolase yields the protein MSTTLTYTIHTAGDTGLHKSSVLITREREALLVDGQFTLAEQHRVLADIIDSGKELTTVVVTTSDPDYYFGLQVIRQVFPDVRIVATATTVERIEASWEGKLSAWAHLGKNLPTEVIIPEVLEGDRVSIEGHDFELRGGDPDLLWRTEYLWQPEDRAVVGGVLLFDGLPAAGTG from the coding sequence ATGTCCACCACCCTGACGTACACCATTCACACCGCCGGTGACACCGGCCTGCACAAGTCGTCCGTCCTGATCACCAGAGAGCGCGAAGCACTGCTGGTCGACGGCCAGTTCACGCTCGCCGAGCAGCACCGGGTCCTGGCCGACATCATTGACAGCGGCAAGGAGCTGACCACCGTGGTGGTCACCACCTCCGACCCGGACTACTACTTCGGTCTTCAAGTGATCCGTCAGGTGTTCCCGGACGTCCGGATCGTCGCCACCGCCACCACCGTGGAACGGATCGAGGCCAGCTGGGAAGGCAAGCTGAGCGCCTGGGCGCACCTGGGCAAGAACCTCCCGACCGAGGTGATCATCCCGGAGGTGCTGGAGGGGGACCGCGTCAGCATCGAGGGGCACGACTTCGAGCTCCGCGGCGGGGACCCGGACCTGCTCTGGCGCACCGAGTACCTGTGGCAGCCCGAGGACCGCGCGGTCGTCGGCGGGGTGCTGCTCTTCGACGGTCTGCCGGCAGCCGGAACAGGCTGA
- a CDS encoding DNA polymerase Y family protein: MRALAIWMMDWPVVAAGADHDEPVAIIARERVLACSREARRQGVRRGMRVRQASGRCPQLRLLDRDPEAETRAFEPVLRLLEKRVAPHMEVLRPGLIAVPARGRARYFGGEPALVEHITTVLTDAGVESRTGAADTVFAAALAVRAGQAGLLVPAGQSAEFLAPYPVGVLGRPRLSQLLPRLGITTLRAFAALPGDRVLARFGHDGAAAQRTALGQEARPLNTSGADSDYSVAEAFEPPEDNLEPVIFLAKALAEQLHARLARAGAVCARLQVEVGLTSGLRLSRLWRHEGRLSALAVAERVRWQIAAWAETGQLNGAAAGITTLRLVPEKLSAATGRQSLLFGPRIAPEELERAAGQLQAMLGHRAVVRQELAGGRGPGERIVDIPYGDARSRPLVEGTWPGRLPAPHPAVVYPTALPAQVIGADGGPVGVSGRTLLTQAPTALSIDGAAPVAVTGWTGPWPVLEDWWIPAQARRLARLQVACADGRAWLLHIQDSRWAVEALYG; this comes from the coding sequence GTGCGTGCACTGGCGATCTGGATGATGGACTGGCCCGTGGTGGCCGCGGGCGCGGATCACGACGAGCCCGTGGCGATCATCGCGCGTGAGCGGGTGTTGGCCTGTTCGAGGGAGGCCCGCCGCCAAGGCGTACGGCGCGGGATGCGGGTACGTCAGGCATCCGGACGCTGCCCCCAGCTCAGGCTGCTCGACCGGGACCCCGAAGCAGAGACGCGGGCTTTCGAGCCGGTGCTGCGCCTGCTGGAGAAGCGCGTCGCTCCGCACATGGAAGTCCTGCGGCCTGGCCTGATCGCCGTGCCCGCTCGCGGACGCGCCCGCTACTTCGGCGGCGAGCCGGCCCTCGTAGAGCACATCACCACCGTGCTCACCGACGCTGGGGTCGAATCACGTACCGGCGCGGCGGACACCGTGTTCGCTGCCGCCCTGGCGGTGCGGGCCGGGCAGGCCGGGCTCCTGGTGCCGGCCGGGCAGAGCGCGGAGTTCCTGGCCCCGTATCCGGTGGGGGTGCTGGGCCGCCCGCGGCTGTCTCAGCTGCTGCCCCGCCTGGGCATCACCACCTTGAGGGCGTTCGCGGCACTGCCGGGTGACCGGGTGCTGGCCCGGTTCGGACACGACGGCGCCGCGGCACAACGCACCGCCCTCGGCCAGGAGGCCCGGCCGCTCAACACATCCGGGGCGGACAGTGACTACAGCGTGGCCGAGGCGTTCGAGCCGCCCGAGGACAATCTCGAACCGGTCATCTTCCTCGCCAAGGCCCTCGCCGAACAGCTTCACGCCCGCCTCGCGCGGGCCGGGGCGGTGTGCGCCAGGCTGCAGGTCGAAGTGGGCCTCACGAGCGGGCTGCGCCTGTCGCGGCTGTGGCGACACGAGGGCCGGCTCTCGGCGCTGGCGGTGGCCGAACGGGTGCGCTGGCAGATCGCCGCCTGGGCCGAGACCGGGCAGCTCAACGGCGCCGCGGCGGGGATCACCACACTGCGGCTGGTCCCGGAGAAGCTGTCGGCGGCGACCGGACGGCAGTCGTTGTTGTTCGGGCCGCGGATCGCGCCGGAGGAACTGGAGCGCGCCGCGGGGCAACTGCAGGCGATGCTCGGACACCGCGCGGTGGTACGTCAGGAACTCGCCGGAGGCCGCGGTCCGGGCGAGCGGATCGTGGACATCCCGTACGGCGATGCGCGCTCGCGCCCGTTGGTGGAGGGGACGTGGCCGGGGCGGCTGCCGGCCCCGCACCCGGCCGTCGTCTACCCCACCGCGCTCCCTGCCCAGGTGATCGGGGCAGATGGCGGCCCGGTCGGGGTGAGCGGACGCACCCTGCTCACCCAGGCCCCCACCGCGCTGTCCATCGACGGCGCCGCGCCGGTGGCGGTGACCGGGTGGACCGGACCGTGGCCAGTGCTGGAGGACTGGTGGATCCCCGCCCAGGCCCGCCGCCTTGCGCGCCTGCAGGTCGCCTGCGCGGACGGCCGCGCCTGGCTGCTGCACATCCAAGACAGCCGGTGGGCGGTGGAGGCGCTCTATGGCTGA
- a CDS encoding DsbA family protein has translation MKTEPANQEHAIGRARLTYAFDAYCGWCYGFGPALHDFAAANADRIELRVLSGGLFTGSRALPVAAYPHVPGANERIAQLTGVTFGAGYRRVLAEGTVVMDSADASAGLVALCSQPGANALEAGAAMQRAWYLDGRSLSDVQVYRDIAAELGLDPDAVAAAYASPAARAEAEADFHQVRRLGVDSYPTLLLHTAHGTDRMGGPAASADALTRALDQHLAATAA, from the coding sequence ATGAAGACCGAACCCGCGAACCAGGAGCACGCCATCGGCCGCGCGAGACTGACCTACGCCTTCGACGCCTACTGCGGCTGGTGCTACGGCTTCGGCCCGGCCCTGCACGATTTCGCCGCCGCCAACGCGGACCGGATTGAGCTGCGGGTGCTGTCCGGCGGCCTGTTCACCGGGTCGCGCGCCCTGCCGGTGGCGGCCTACCCGCACGTCCCCGGCGCCAACGAGCGCATCGCCCAACTGACCGGCGTCACCTTCGGCGCCGGCTACCGCCGGGTGCTGGCCGAGGGCACCGTCGTGATGGACTCCGCCGACGCCTCCGCTGGTCTGGTCGCGCTGTGCAGCCAGCCGGGCGCGAACGCCCTCGAAGCCGGCGCGGCCATGCAGCGCGCCTGGTACCTCGACGGCCGCAGCCTCTCCGACGTGCAGGTGTACCGGGACATCGCGGCCGAGCTGGGTCTGGATCCGGACGCGGTGGCCGCGGCTTACGCCTCCCCCGCCGCTCGCGCCGAGGCGGAGGCCGACTTCCACCAGGTGCGCCGCCTGGGCGTCGACAGCTACCCGACTCTCCTGCTGCACACCGCACACGGCACCGACCGCATGGGCGGCCCTGCCGCCTCGGCCGACGCCCTCACCCGCGCACTGGACCAGCACCTGGCCGCCACCGCCGCCTGA
- a CDS encoding aldehyde dehydrogenase, whose protein sequence is MADTGLHAEALSAAATAARSWARVPWQERLTLIDAVRERLQAARKPLADLLVAEGAPRLLAEWQINGMDANLSEETKAWYARQLHQEHRSEAGRMIMRRQPDGVVGLNPPANAPASNALFAAIIIAAGNAAVVRLPRLAPLGAGYVLREVLVPALEDIAAPPALLSMLCAPPSMVQEWLESPLVNDILYFGTSAKGLALEAECLARRTKPILELSGNDGLIVWRDADLDGAVESAAQAFIASGQICMVPNYVLVHPDIADTFLARLTERAAQMRPGYPDSPGTLLTPVADQAGFSAFLDDALAKGAELITGGRRLDIAGAPAEHGAFREPTIVKVTGLQGARSLDAVREETFFPLLPVIVPGTKEARGDERILEAFIDFLNANAYGLRNSLWSDSPAVVEHFLAATTNGGRLTVNDSHTSFAAPLATHGGTGLSGDLHGEANYPLLRTSHLQCVHLNDTRLQETGTS, encoded by the coding sequence GTGGCCGATACCGGGCTGCACGCCGAGGCGCTGAGCGCCGCCGCGACGGCGGCCCGGTCCTGGGCACGGGTGCCGTGGCAGGAGCGGCTCACCCTGATCGACGCGGTGCGCGAACGACTCCAGGCAGCGCGCAAGCCCCTGGCAGACCTGCTCGTGGCCGAGGGCGCACCACGCCTGCTCGCCGAATGGCAGATCAACGGGATGGACGCCAATCTCAGCGAGGAGACGAAAGCCTGGTATGCCCGGCAGCTTCACCAGGAGCACCGCTCCGAAGCCGGGCGGATGATCATGCGGCGCCAGCCGGACGGCGTGGTCGGGTTGAACCCGCCCGCGAACGCCCCGGCCAGCAACGCCCTGTTCGCCGCCATCATCATCGCGGCGGGCAACGCGGCAGTGGTACGTCTCCCGCGCCTGGCGCCCCTGGGCGCGGGCTACGTCCTGCGGGAGGTCCTGGTCCCGGCCCTGGAGGACATCGCAGCCCCACCGGCGTTGCTGAGCATGCTGTGTGCCCCGCCGTCGATGGTGCAGGAGTGGCTGGAAAGCCCGCTGGTCAACGACATCCTCTACTTCGGCACCTCCGCCAAGGGGCTCGCCCTGGAGGCCGAATGCCTGGCCCGGCGCACGAAGCCGATCCTGGAGCTGTCCGGAAACGACGGCCTCATCGTGTGGCGCGACGCCGACCTCGACGGCGCCGTGGAATCGGCCGCCCAGGCGTTCATCGCCTCCGGGCAGATCTGCATGGTCCCCAACTACGTCCTCGTCCACCCGGACATCGCCGACACCTTCCTGGCCCGGCTCACCGAGCGCGCCGCCCAGATGCGGCCCGGCTACCCGGACAGCCCCGGAACGCTGCTGACCCCGGTGGCCGACCAGGCAGGCTTCAGCGCCTTCCTGGACGACGCCCTGGCCAAGGGCGCGGAACTCATCACCGGAGGGCGACGCCTCGACATCGCCGGCGCTCCCGCGGAACATGGCGCCTTCCGTGAGCCGACCATCGTGAAGGTCACCGGCCTGCAGGGAGCACGGTCCCTGGACGCGGTGCGCGAAGAGACCTTCTTCCCCCTGTTGCCCGTGATCGTCCCCGGCACCAAGGAAGCTCGGGGGGACGAGCGGATCCTGGAAGCCTTCATCGACTTCCTCAACGCGAACGCCTACGGACTGCGCAATTCCCTGTGGTCCGACAGCCCCGCCGTCGTCGAGCACTTCCTGGCCGCCACGACCAACGGCGGCCGGCTGACCGTCAACGACTCCCACACCTCCTTCGCCGCCCCGCTGGCCACCCACGGCGGCACGGGCCTGAGCGGCGACCTGCACGGCGAGGCCAACTACCCCCTGCTGCGCACCTCCCACCTCCAGTGCGTCCACCTCAACGACACCCGGCTCCAGGAAACCGGAACCAGCTGA
- a CDS encoding error-prone DNA polymerase has translation MADPHGKVLHFPGRRAAPTPVGGGWAELHVHSAGSFLFGANHVEELVAEAVRLGIEALAITDTNGLYSARRLAEAAGEYGIGTIYGAELTLDQGLGSIVVIARSLLGFTRLSAAISAGQLAGAKGAPVYDLDALSAAAHEGQWAILTGCPVLGEAAYDTDAIHARMDRLVDLFGRTHLHAELVDHRLPEDGPRNAAVHAAAQRWRMPVVATNAVRYAAPRSARLAAALTALHRRENLDTAIGELPPAPTAHLRTSEEMHILMARYPQAIASAVDLARSSVIDLSKLRPQLPDFEVPAGHTPGSYLRHLAEEGCARRYGPRTDPAAAAAFKQLDYELSVITDMGMQGYFLICWDITRYAAEQGIWCQGRGSAASSVVCYALGITAVDALKHGLLFERFLHAEKTDPDIDIDFENDRREEVIQYLYAKYGRSHRAQVANLITYQPRLSVRDSARALGYPMARINEMTRHIHHEPPGPEADIPADVRSLAGQLHTLPRHLGIHVGGMMLTRQPIGEIMPVEWATREGRSVLQGDKDDVAAAHLLKIDILGLGMLAVLHTACDLIAEHHGISLDMASIPQDDPDVYAMIAAGRTIGVFQAESRAQVSTLPQLQPRCFEDLAVAASIIRPGPIQAGSKHPYLRRRAGLEPVTYPHPLAEPALSKTLGVALWQEQAMALAIDCAGFTPGEADRLRKAMAAKHSPEKVAQLRGRLLAGMAAKGIDQAAAERIVGMIEAFSDYGFPQSHAQSMAGIIYASAWVKYHFPHAMLAGIMAHLPMGFYDSQTLIQDAKQHGIEVRGVDIQCSGVHATLESYADQPERRPAIRRGLTSVTGVSEEIAERILTARGTVAFRSVADVARRTRLSAKLMEQLATAGAFDGLGVDRRTALWSASAYTGEIQDVLPGLDDLAPAPQLPVMTAAEATAADLDASGASATAHPAQHLRALLASHGAQPAREARDLADQTRVRVGGLAKYIQRPPTAKGVTFGALEDETGMINLIFSPPVWERTRETVLGAPAVLLEGHIERDRGSVNMIVHRAHALAGPARAHQPGRFR, from the coding sequence ATGGCTGACCCTCACGGGAAGGTGCTGCACTTCCCCGGAAGGCGCGCCGCGCCGACGCCCGTGGGCGGCGGCTGGGCGGAGTTGCACGTGCACTCCGCCGGCTCGTTCCTCTTCGGCGCCAACCACGTGGAGGAGTTGGTCGCCGAGGCCGTCCGACTCGGTATCGAGGCCCTGGCGATCACCGACACCAACGGCCTCTACTCCGCTCGACGTCTGGCGGAGGCCGCGGGCGAGTACGGCATCGGCACCATTTACGGCGCCGAACTCACCCTGGACCAGGGACTGGGGTCGATCGTGGTGATCGCCCGCAGCCTGCTGGGCTTCACTCGGCTGTCCGCGGCGATCAGCGCCGGGCAGCTGGCCGGCGCCAAGGGCGCCCCGGTCTACGACCTCGACGCCCTGTCGGCTGCCGCGCACGAGGGCCAGTGGGCGATCCTCACCGGCTGCCCCGTCCTCGGCGAGGCCGCGTACGACACCGACGCCATCCACGCACGGATGGACCGGCTGGTGGACCTCTTCGGCCGCACCCACCTGCACGCCGAACTCGTCGATCACCGGCTGCCCGAAGACGGCCCGCGCAACGCCGCCGTGCACGCGGCGGCGCAGCGATGGCGAATGCCGGTGGTGGCCACGAACGCGGTCCGTTACGCGGCCCCGCGATCTGCGCGGCTGGCGGCGGCGCTGACCGCGCTGCACCGCCGAGAGAACCTCGACACCGCGATCGGGGAGTTGCCGCCGGCCCCGACGGCGCATCTGCGCACCTCCGAGGAGATGCACATCCTCATGGCCCGCTACCCGCAGGCCATCGCCTCCGCCGTCGACCTTGCCCGCAGCAGCGTCATCGACCTGAGCAAACTGCGCCCGCAGCTGCCGGACTTCGAGGTGCCCGCCGGGCACACCCCCGGCAGCTATCTGCGCCACCTCGCGGAAGAAGGCTGCGCCCGCCGGTACGGGCCGCGCACCGACCCGGCAGCCGCGGCGGCGTTCAAACAGCTCGACTACGAACTGTCCGTGATCACCGACATGGGCATGCAGGGATACTTCTTGATCTGCTGGGACATCACGCGGTACGCGGCCGAGCAGGGGATCTGGTGCCAGGGGCGCGGCAGCGCCGCCTCCTCGGTGGTCTGCTACGCGCTGGGCATCACTGCCGTCGACGCACTCAAGCACGGCCTGCTCTTTGAGAGATTTCTGCACGCCGAAAAGACCGACCCGGACATCGACATCGATTTCGAGAACGACCGCCGGGAGGAGGTGATCCAGTACCTGTATGCCAAATACGGCCGATCGCACCGCGCGCAGGTGGCGAACCTCATCACCTACCAACCCCGCCTGAGTGTGCGGGATTCAGCACGCGCCCTCGGCTACCCCATGGCGCGGATCAATGAGATGACCCGCCATATTCACCACGAGCCACCCGGGCCAGAGGCCGACATCCCCGCCGATGTACGCTCCCTCGCAGGACAACTGCACACCCTGCCACGGCATTTGGGCATCCATGTCGGCGGGATGATGCTGACCCGCCAGCCCATCGGGGAAATCATGCCGGTCGAATGGGCCACCCGAGAAGGCCGCTCGGTACTGCAAGGTGACAAAGACGATGTGGCCGCCGCCCATCTTCTGAAAATTGACATCCTGGGATTGGGCATGCTGGCCGTCTTGCACACCGCATGCGACCTCATTGCCGAACACCACGGAATCAGCCTGGACATGGCCTCGATTCCGCAGGACGACCCGGACGTGTACGCCATGATTGCCGCAGGCCGGACCATAGGCGTGTTCCAGGCCGAGTCGAGGGCGCAGGTCTCGACCCTGCCGCAGCTTCAGCCACGGTGTTTCGAGGACCTCGCGGTGGCCGCCTCCATCATCAGGCCGGGCCCCATTCAGGCCGGATCAAAACATCCTTATTTGCGGCGGCGGGCCGGCCTGGAGCCCGTCACCTATCCCCATCCGCTCGCCGAACCAGCGCTTTCCAAAACTCTCGGGGTCGCTTTGTGGCAAGAGCAGGCCATGGCCCTGGCCATCGACTGCGCGGGTTTCACCCCGGGCGAGGCGGACCGTCTCCGCAAGGCGATGGCCGCCAAGCACTCTCCCGAAAAGGTGGCACAGCTGCGCGGACGACTGCTTGCCGGGATGGCCGCCAAGGGCATCGACCAAGCCGCCGCCGAGCGCATTGTGGGCATGATAGAAGCGTTTTCGGATTATGGATTCCCGCAGTCTCACGCCCAGTCGATGGCAGGCATCATTTATGCCAGCGCCTGGGTGAAGTACCACTTTCCGCACGCCATGCTGGCGGGGATCATGGCGCATCTCCCGATGGGGTTCTACGACTCCCAGACCCTCATCCAGGATGCCAAGCAGCACGGCATCGAGGTCCGGGGTGTCGACATTCAGTGCTCCGGTGTGCACGCCACGCTTGAGTCTTACGCCGATCAGCCGGAGCGGCGGCCGGCGATCCGCCGCGGACTGACCTCCGTGACGGGGGTCAGCGAGGAGATCGCCGAGCGGATCCTGACCGCGCGCGGCACCGTGGCGTTCCGCTCGGTGGCCGACGTCGCCCGCCGCACACGGCTCTCGGCGAAGCTGATGGAGCAGCTGGCCACCGCCGGGGCGTTCGACGGCCTCGGCGTGGACCGGCGCACCGCCCTGTGGTCGGCCAGCGCCTATACCGGCGAGATCCAGGACGTCCTTCCGGGGTTGGACGACCTGGCGCCCGCGCCACAGTTGCCGGTCATGACCGCGGCCGAGGCCACTGCCGCCGACCTCGATGCCTCTGGCGCCAGCGCCACCGCCCACCCGGCGCAGCACCTGCGTGCTCTGCTGGCCTCGCACGGGGCGCAGCCTGCGCGCGAGGCCCGTGACCTGGCCGACCAGACCCGGGTGCGGGTCGGCGGACTGGCCAAGTACATCCAACGGCCCCCGACAGCGAAGGGAGTGACCTTCGGAGCCCTGGAGGATGAGACCGGCATGATCAACCTGATCTTCTCTCCCCCGGTCTGGGAACGCACGCGCGAGACAGTCCTCGGCGCCCCTGCTGTGCTGCTGGAGGGGCACATCGAGCGAGACCGCGGCTCGGTCAACATGATCGTGCACCGCGCGCACGCACTCGCGGGCCCCGCTCGAGCCCATCAGCCGGGGCGCTTCAGGTGA
- a CDS encoding SDR family NAD(P)-dependent oxidoreductase: protein MSASRAVLITGCSSGMGRLTALALHQLGHHVYATARRPESLADLAAQGLTTLALDVTDHDSMAAAVKQVEYEHGAVGLLVNNAAYGLHLPVELADPDDVRAQFDTNVFGPIRLTQLVLPAMRAARNGRIVNISSMAGRFSPPGGGFYHASKHALEAISDSLRLEVAPFGIKVVVVQPGPTITEFAGTAVDTMRAEATADDPYESFRAELAHMYATKSFTRRGGATPAQTATRTIVRAATTPRPRARYAIGGLSRTVMTARRLLPDAAFDALMRQAFPTPRPAAMAVPPTTGA, encoded by the coding sequence ATGAGTGCTTCAAGGGCCGTACTGATCACCGGCTGCTCCTCCGGCATGGGGCGGCTGACCGCACTGGCCCTGCACCAGCTCGGCCATCACGTCTACGCGACCGCGCGCCGCCCCGAGTCACTCGCCGATCTGGCCGCCCAGGGGCTGACCACGCTCGCCCTGGACGTCACCGACCACGACTCGATGGCCGCCGCCGTGAAACAGGTCGAGTACGAGCACGGCGCAGTCGGCCTGCTGGTCAACAACGCGGCCTATGGGCTGCACCTGCCCGTCGAACTGGCCGACCCCGACGACGTGCGCGCACAATTCGACACCAACGTGTTCGGCCCCATCCGGCTGACCCAGCTGGTCCTGCCCGCCATGCGAGCCGCCCGCAACGGACGCATCGTCAACATCTCCTCCATGGCCGGCCGGTTCTCGCCGCCCGGCGGCGGCTTCTACCACGCCTCCAAGCACGCGCTCGAAGCGATCAGCGACTCCCTACGGTTGGAGGTAGCTCCCTTCGGCATCAAGGTCGTTGTCGTCCAGCCCGGCCCGACCATCACCGAGTTCGCCGGCACAGCCGTCGACACCATGCGCGCCGAAGCCACCGCCGACGACCCGTACGAGAGCTTCCGCGCCGAACTGGCACACATGTACGCCACCAAGTCCTTCACCCGCCGCGGCGGCGCCACACCGGCCCAAACAGCTACGCGGACCATCGTCCGCGCGGCCACGACCCCGCGGCCCCGCGCCCGGTACGCCATCGGCGGACTCTCCCGGACCGTCATGACCGCGCGCAGGCTGCTGCCGGACGCCGCGTTCGACGCGCTGATGCGACAGGCATTCCCCACACCACGCCCCGCTGCCATGGCCGTCCCGCCCACGACTGGAGCATGA